The sequence TTTAGAAAGATCTGCAGTGTTTGACAGTGATAGATCGGGTAGAACATTGCCTTATCATAGTGTTTAGGTGCTGTATGCCATTACTTCAATTAATGGAAATATGAGATTATCTTGGCGCTTACTGAGGGAATATTTGTACAGTGAAGTATTGCAGAGTTGGCAGTAAGTTTGCCACTTCAAAGGTCGGTGTTCTAGAACAGAGTGTTTTGCAAAATACTTATGTTTCACCAAGCAAATCTTGTCCCCCTCTCTTCAGGTACCCATGTGATGTTGGAACTACTCAGTGAGGTGGAAGAAGGAGTTTATACTCTGCCCTTGTTGGTATCAGATTCTGGTGACCCACCCTTGGCACAACTGCACATGCTGAATGTGACTGTATGTCATTGCGATGCAGTTGGCATCTGTAGTGGCAGTGCAGCTGCGCTCTTCAGCTCTGGTGCCGGTATCAGCCTAAGTGCACTTATCATTATTCTAAGCAGTGTGGCCTTGTTATTAGGTAAGTCTGAATAAACATGCCTAGGCCAAACCATTTCTATATAGAGCAAGGCTAAAGCTGCAACAACTTTGTATTCCTTCAAACGTACATTGTTTAAAATGTTAGGTTACGACTGTTTTGCATGTGGCAACTTTCATTCCTTTATCAtgtaaggctacatttacacgtaccatgttcacattgtgttttcaGCTGCACTGTTTGTCTTTTGTTACAAGTTTGAAGCACAAAAAACATGCTGCAaacactgtacatgtgaatgtaccttaagagtaccttcacacgtacaggatccgcagcagatttcacgctgtgggtttgcagcgaaatccgctgcggatgctggtactgtgaaggtctatggcagggccgtcttacccattgggcatggtaggcggctgcccgggggcccatgcgtcctagggggcccctgccctgtgtcatattccctggccctttaactgggagtgctcctgatcagcgctggtacataggggctgtgcacagctcgctcttgtggccggaagctgcattctgcttccggtcactagaggtctctctcaccccctgcattcccgtgcggagcaggagagtgacgtcaccagcagagccctgagaggaaggagaagctggaggcctgaagcacaaagcctgagtgagtatgtgctgataccagaggggggaggctagctggcagggaaggtgttaatcatgggagtgctctctgcagggatgcagacagggccgtgggtgaactggtaaacagggagggggagggatcgggggtgtaactcctttgagtgtatatatctccattcagtgtatacagcagtgtattatatacttatcctcctcctgagtgtgtatatatatctccattcagtgtatacagcagtgtattatatacttctcctcctgagtgtgtatatatatctccattcagtgtatacagcagtgtattatatacttatcctcctcctgagtgtgtatatatatctccattcagtgtatacagcagtgtattatatacttatcctcctcctgagtgtgtatatatatctccattcagtgtatacagcaatgtattatatacttatcctcctcctgagtgtgtatatatatctccattcagtgtatacagcagtgtattatatacttatcctcctcctgagtgtgtatatatatctcctttcagtgtatacagcagtgtattatatacttatccttcacctatcactccattgttgtctccctgtatgtatactgtataatacaatatacagggaaacaacatggttcatatatagagaagggcaaaacaacatggttctcatatataatagtcatgttgttgcccctctgtatatatgagacatgttgttttgcccttctctatatataagccatgttgtttccctgtatattgtattatacagtatacatacagggaaacaacatggttctcatatataatagtcatgttgttgcccctctgtatatataagacatgttgttttgcccttctctatatataagccgtgttgtttccctgtatactgtataatacagtatacacagactccctgtattatacagtatacagggagacaacatggcctatatgcagagggacagcaacatgtctcatatatagagaggggcaccaatatatattaattaggcttttacccaccacctgtataccccacatatacctgtaccccccatatatatatttgtacacatatatcactattataggctatataaccacctacctactgctccacccttatacctgtatctatatggtagataaataggtggtaaggtatattgcctgtaatagtgatatactgtatgtgtgcaacatatatgacaatcactattataggcaatttacagtggtgccttggattacgagcataattcgttccaggaccgtgcttgtaatccaaatcactcttaaaccaaagcaaattttcccataagaaattatagaaatgcagacaattggttccacacccaaaaaataatgatttattattctgaataacatgtaaaacagatgaaacaaacatattgtgatattataagttactgtacagtaagggagcggatgggaaacacaagggcttgacagagactgcagggagcaggaaggaatgagcagggcagatgtgggcacatacatgcagcactctctgtccggggagagaggggttacagctatggagagattacccccacagtcctgtcccctgatgtaagccccagcctgaagtggatctgctatgatttggcaggtgagggagacttcctgggtcagagtacagagctgtagaccccgctattcagaccatgtccctcctccacccgccctcccacccaatacagggagctcttaaaccaaaacaatgctcttaaaccaagtcacagttttgaaaaactgtgagctcttaaaccaagttactcttaaaccaaggtaccactgtaccttaccagataagaggggcggcggccgctagggggggggggttaattcgcacctctgcccaggggcccataatgctgttaagacggccctggtctatggggttacatatccacagcggcATTATCATATACCTGGCGCTTTAACCCCTCACAGCcttggcccggagcatacatcacctgctccaagctcctgcttgcttcggggcctcccagctgtcaatcaatgcaCTGCCCCGCCGCTGCACACTGATGGGCTGGGAGATGCCGGGGGgctccaaagcaagcaggagcctgcagtaggtgatgtatgctccagggctgcccccagcctgaagcatacattacctgctcagtgccgcggctgtgtgtgaggctcccgtcggtccccatcagccaatcagtgctgccgtgcactgattggctgatggggagcaagggaagctaggagcctcacacacagccgcggcgccgagtaggtaatgtatgctgcggggttGGGCTGGGTTACATATTGGCAGAAGAATTAAAATTCCGGTGAGTGTATGTGAcctattcagcttcacactaccaggtttcgcagcggatttcactgtgaactcgcagcgtgaaatccactgtggatccgatatgtgtgaagctaccctaaagcttaTACTAAGGACACTTTCATATGGCAAAACTAAACGTGGATCTAGCACAAGGAAGAGTTGCAGAGCTTTCCATTATACTTTTCTCTATGTAGGTTCAAAAAATTTGGTTCACAATTGTTTAAAATAGGCCAACTACTGGTTGGTTTAAATATTGTCTAGCCAGTCTTCAGCTATTACCTGTGCACATTGCATCTAAAAGAACCCCTCAGGCTACGATTCTTGGCTGCCTGTGGCTACAAACTAATTGTGCTTTGACCAGCGCTCATAGGCAGTGCCTTTACATAGCACAATTAGCCAAGCAGccaggccacacaaatgatccttTCGAGCAGCCgtgaaaactgacagcatggatatgaatatatctgtgctgtcaagtTAACAGACCACACAAGCTGTGCATACATACCTtttgcgctgctgtgtgatccagcagtctgctctcctgtccggctgtGCCTCTAGATGAGGtggcagcctgaagatacagtggTGACAGGAGTGCAGGATGCCAAATCACACAGcagtgtactatgtatgtatgcactgcaAGTGCAATGTGAAAACGGACAGCCTAGATATTTATTatctctgtgctgtcagtttccctttgctatcggccacacatcccctCTTTACAGAGTAAGGTGTGCAGCTGTTAATGATAAATTCTGAAGCAGCGCAAAAGATAGGATCAGCTGAGGATTGGACGACTTCTTGCTTCGTAGCTGATCCCAATCATCGGCCCAGGGAGCtattctagcaatgctcctggccgGTAATATAAGAGGTCCTTTAATGAGAATTTGTTTCAAGCAGCTGCATTTTCACTAGAAAGCTCATTATTTTTCAGGTCATTAATTTCACATACCTTTTGCTTTAATCAAACAGAGACACAATCTAATAGAGTACAAcaatatttaaatttatttaataatttaaagTGAAGCATTCAATGTACAGTCCCACCTTGCAACTACAGGTAGATGACACCATTCCCGCACGTTGTGGACAGTGATCACATCATTTTGATGTGGCAGTTTTTCTGGTAAAGACATGCACCCACTGGCCACCATATGTGGGTGTGAATCCATCTGTATGCGGTAGCTAAAATGTGGGACTGTTTCCCTTAGACCGCTGTGCTTTACacgattgtaaaaaaaaaaaacattttgttttctACAGAGGATGTCTGTAGTAATTAAAGTGACTGACAGAAATTATATTAGTATGTAAATATGGCATCCTTTATAGCATTGTAGTGACTAAACTAAAGCTGGCACCAATTTTTACCACATTTGTAAATTTCGCCCCGCTGATTTAGGATACATCTTTGGTGTGAAAGGAGATGGCATAAGTAGCAAACAGGTTTAAATCCTTTGTTTGGGTCATTTATCAGTTacactgtaacaaaaaaaaaaccacagcaaaaaacaacattttagggtgcgttcacacgtacaggatctgcagcagatttgaagttgcagattcaaagcaaatcaaatctgggccattaaatcttctgcagatcctgtatgtgtgaacacacccttaaagtgcATTCTCTAAGTTATTTTTAAgtctgtcactttaagggtagcttcacacgtaccaactcgcagcgttaataacgctgcgagtcggctaggtcctggcagatctctttcactacatacacacagcccgactcccgctctgtatacattacctgtcctcgctgcacggagtCCCGGCGTActtctctcccgcccggccaatcagtgtgttgccctgccgcagccactgattggctgggcaggagagcagtacgccgggaccccgtgcagcgaggacaggtaatgtatacagagcgggagaggGAGCCAGgcgatacgtgtgaagctaccctaaaaaaacCAAGAGACATGTCAATAATTTTGATccatcagacccccaccaatcattagcTACGGCTGGGAGAAACTCTCAGCTAAGCCCTTCACTCCTTGTCTTGCTGCAGACTGAGACTGGCTCCATTCCAGCAAGATGGTGAATGATGTGCTTAGTGGAGCACTTTTCCTTGCTCCAACAATTAGTGGGGATCTGAacagccagacctgaccaatctaAACTTATGACacaagtttttttctttctttcttttttagagTGAGAGGGAAACATGCTATGCAAACATACTATGTGAAAACCACcccaatatattattatataccaatGCCAAGTACCCAAAACAAAGGCTGCACAGAAATCACTAACACTGTACGTGTAGCTCTTGGCGCACCATCAGTGAGCTGTCTAACAGGCTttgtaagcaagcgctgatctaacagatcggcactcacttatcaggccgtgtaatttGGCCCATAGCAGAGTTCTTCATTTTatttagtattaaaaaaaaacaataattacaagttaaaaaaacacaaacctTATGTGTAAGTTCACACAAAATGTCCATGTGGATCTGGAAATACCCATTCACTTTTTACTGATCTGTTCTTAGTTtcataacaaacaaacaaaaatctgTGAGAAATATGCTACATGTGAACTTAGACTTAAGGTATCAGGTTTGTCCCTATGCTTGAAATATACACGAGCAAAAGCTTCTAGTGTATATGCCAAGAATATCTAAGGACCCGATTCACCTGAGGGATACAAAGGAGTCCCTCGTTTGACCTCAATATAGCAAATATCAGAGTGTCTTGTAGCAACCTGTGCAGCTATATGACTTCTACTGAattacagcaagcagagattatgAGGCAGTGCATCACGGTGgttcctggtcatgtgactgggaaTTACCATGGTTGCACCATCACGCTGCGTTGCGACCCACCTTGTGAGTCACAACACAAACCAATTCACTTCTAGGAGTGAAGGGGTCGCTTGACACACCAGTACCTGGCCATGAGCCCAGAAATCGCTGTGTAAGCCCAGCCTTAAATTAGTGAGGAACTGAtgctacgggggagatttattaagcagTCTTAAAGTCAGAATACTGCAAATATTTAGAGCTCAGCCTTTATATATTGCTGAGCTGTGAATTCACTGGAGCTTAaactttaaaagggaaccaatcagcctgtttgggctgatatggttcccttgagcattgtataaagcacctggagcgtcCCCGACACGTACCGgctgcagcaggtgctttataacggagaaaatgactttaattcccggctcgtgactagatacgagcggggaagtagtcatggtgggcggcccTCGCTCGTATCttgtcactgcgctctgcctgtcagcgcgctcggcgggatgattgacaggcagagaggccagtaacggacctctctgcctgccaatcatcccctctgagcgcgctggcaggcagagcgcagtgactagatacgagcggggagccgcccaccatgactacttccccgctcgtatctactCACGAGCCGGGaattaaagtcattttctccgttataaagcaccttctGCGGCCGCGGctggtacgtgccggggccgctccaggtgctttatacaatgctcaagggaaccatatcagcccaagctgattggttccctttaaacaatagCAAGATGTGCTGGGTCAGTGTGACATGATGTGGTTATGGCTGACTAACCCTTTAAACTGGAGAACGTGATTTTTCCTGTAACTTGATAAGTAAGACATAGTCAAAGAACTTTAGTAAGTTAAATAGTATAATGATCacaactgatatatatatatatatatatattctatgaaATGTGTGCATGTACAGatgtacacattatatacatgttATTTGTTGTTTTTGCAGTTCTTGCTTTGCTGCTTCTCCTGTTTCGCTGTACAGCTGGTAAcacagcacagaaagggttactGTCAGACTCTGAGGATGACGTGCGGGACAACATATTCAACTACAACgagcagggaggaggagaagaggaccaGGTACTAACAGTACTTTTTAACATAACACATTAAAAGGGGTGCCTTTTTTTTCCTCCACAAATAGTGTTTCTCAATTGTCTATGGGGTTAAGCCACACTACAAGAAATAACACAGGACAAAAATGGCACTGTTTgcaggggagaaaaaaaagatgTACCCTTTTCCTAATATCTGACAACCACCCCTATCTGGAACAGCACAAAGGAACAGGTAGCAATAAATAACAATACTGTATCTTCATATCAACATAGGATGCCTATGATATGAACCGCCTCAGAAACCCAGCTATGGCAGTGCCACCATCACCTCGTTTCAAGCCTCCAATCCGAAAAGATGCTCCCTACAGTCAGACACTTCCTCGCTATCCTCGGAGACCTTCCAACCGACCTTCTGACATAGCCGACTTCATACATGACGTGGGTTCTTGTGTTTTATCATTTTTACTGTCCAGGTAACTTGGGATGGAGATGTAATCACTATTCCCGTCTCTTTTGTAGGGGTTGCATGCAGCAGATTCAGAccccagtgtccccccatatGACACTGCACTGATTTATGATTATGAAGGAGAGGGGTCAGTTGCTGGGACCCTCAGTTCCATCTTATCTAGTGAAGCCGATGCTGATCAAGATTATGACTATCTGCAGGAGTGGGGTCCACGATTCCGCCGGCTGGCAGACATGTACGGAAACCAGTGACTGTAAAAGCTACTCTCTACAAAGAGACTGTAAATTCTGTCTTATTCTTTAGCTGGAGACACTACACAAGACTGGCCATTGGGGATCATTATTTGAAGATTTTCCAAAGCAATCCCAGTGTATATATTGATGGTTCTGCATTGTATATGTCCGTAGATGACCAGTCAGAGCCAGATTGATACTGTAGGTCTTCATGGTCCATGGGAAGCTGACCAATCCACTGCTAAGTAACAGTTTACAGTACATGTAAGGCATACTGTTTTTCTTATTTATGTAACAGCAAGAGGGTGGGACCAATTTCTTAGAAGGGCAGGGTGATGTAGATAACACTGGGAGTAGTGGCAGAGCAAGGCAGTGGGCTATTACTTTGTCCCTGGCCTTCATCCTGGAGGTTTGGCAAAGTGAGAGGGAGGAACACAGGTATGAATGTATAAATACACTGGGATCAAGCCCGAGGACTAATAAATAATAGAGCATCATTGGTAGGTGTGGGTTGATACTTTGGCTAATAATATCATTACCTTGAAACTTGATGGAAAATCCTGGTGGTTCCACATTATGGAAAACTTCCTCATAATTCcacattttttacatgtaataaaaaaatctttgagGAAAGTAGGTGTCCCGCTGGTAATCTGACCGAATCGGCTAGATGAAGAAACGATTCCCAATGCTTCTCTATGAGGCACGACTTATACTTTGCTTGCTGTGGTCCGTTTAATCATTAGTCAGAGCTTTATTATCTTGCCCATTTGTAGAGTTTGTTCTAATCATTTTCTTTGTGGAGCTTGCTAGACGGGCATAGCTATCTGGGTTGTAGTCAGCACGGGGCTTGCCATGGGAAAGCAATGGCACTGCATCCTGAGGAGCTTGTAAGAGGAGTGGTGGACGACGCAGGCTGTCTCCTTGTCTCAGAGTGTCTGGGAGACTCTTCCTTTTAGTTTCCGGTAAAAGGAGAAGACTAAGGACTGACAGGATACAGAAGGAGGAGAAAACAACATGGTGCAGGAAGAAGCCAGATCGCTGTTGCAGAACAATCATTGGAAGAGAAGCACGACCCAACATACTGAGCCCCAGGATAATACCCAGGACAGAGCCCCTAgatgcaaggaaaaaaaaattagattttctTCACTTGTAATCAAATGTGTATACACACCTTAACAGGTAAGCCAATGAGAATTAACTGAGGCCTGCGTTAGCCtacaagctgttttttttttctttttattaaaaaaaaaaaaaaaaaaaaaaaaaattagaaactttttttttacagtattaaAGTATTAATCCCAAACTTATACATAAATAAGATAATGTATAGCTTTTCATGTTACTACTTTTGCGTACACCTTTTTCCTCCTTACCTTTCATATCATCAATAGTCAAGGAGACAAATGAGGGCTAAGTTGTACTTTATtggcatttttcatttttttccatataatgaataacaaaacaataaaaaaaagattatttgtgAGGTGAAATAAAATGATATTTTGTGGGAATGTGTGTTTTCAGGTTCACCATATGGCACAAATGACATGTGTGGGTCAGTCTGATCACTGCAACATATTCCATGTTTTATAGGTGATGTGACAAAAAGAACAATTACGGCACTGGTTTTCCCTCATTTACAGTATTCTTTGTGTGTCACAAACAACATTATAGTTTGGACATTTCCACAAATGGCAATACCTAATATGTTAATTCTCTTGTAGCTTAGAAGGGATACTAAAAGTAGAGAAGTTCTGTATGGTGGCAATATACCTCATGTCTCACCCTTCTCTTATATGAGATGAGGTGTACATTCATGTTTGCAGAGCATCTGCTTCCGGAGTGCACTCGCACAAGGGTTCAGTGTATTCCACAATGGCAGAGGATTTCATGAAAGTGTACTGACATCAGTCTAGGGGCAAGTCAAGCCCTCaatcattatataaataaaactcaTCACGGGAAGGCAAGCAGCGAGACAGAAGGGACGGTAGGCCGGGCAAATCACCACCATACAAAATTTCTATTTGGGTGggtaataaaaaaattaagcagTAAAAGCATATATTAAAAAGTAGTATATTGCTGATTTTACTAATTTTTTATGTCCCTAGAGGACTTGTGCAAGTGATGATTTGATCACTTGTGTAGTACAGTGCGATACTATCGGAATGCAGTGTACTATTATTGGGGCTCTGCTAACAGTCTTTTGTGTTAGCTTATCCGTTGTCTGGGCAGCTTGGCCTCCCATGGCTGCCTGACTGTACAGATGGAATACAGTTTGCACATTTAAGCAATTCTGTCCAATATTAAATTATTGTACTCACCGAATTACAGTCGGCAACACCTCACTGGCATAGAAGACACTCAGCATTACTACAGCATGAGAAGAAAGGGACCCCAGCACGGATATGGCTATTGTCACTGCAGTAAAGAGGTCTGGATGGGAGAAAGGAGTTAGTTAGTAGTGATGGGATAGGATTAGGAGTAGGATATAAGGTACGCAGCAAGTGGATAAGTCTTACATTGTGTCAGGGCCAGAAGCAGAAGAGAGCAGAACCCGGTCAAGATAGTGCACAGGAGAAGAACTGTACGACGACCCCAGTGGTTCACGGTGATGCAAAGGAAAATACAAGCAAGGACTTCACTACCAGCCTGGAGAAAATAAGGAACAGCGCCACCGAGAGCCATGAGATTCCGAGCAAAGCATGGTCTGATGCCACAGCCAATAAATCTGCATAAGGGATAGAACATACATGATGAATTCACTACTCCACTAAGTTACTGTGCAAATTCAAAGTCAGGTTTCTCTTATTTATTCAGAACCATGGGCTTAGCTGTAGCTGGTTATATTAAGTTTCAAAAGCCAACATCCGTACACCATCTAACTTCTATAGAAAAGTAAAACAGTGCCTAACCAGATTTTCTAAAGAGTCTCAGACTTCATATTTTCTTTGCACTAATTATGATGAACCTCCTGTAGCAGCATTCCTGTAGTTATACACATATAGATCTGCTAGACCTCTGATATTTAATATAAAACAAAATGCATTCTACCAGAAACTTTGGTTAAGACAaatgagttatccaggattagaagaaaaaacaataaaacaagatGTTTTCtttagagttgtaataccacacacagcctgaggacgagaggtgctgtttttaaaagaaagcagctatgttttctgttcaaatcctggataaccccttttagaagAGACTTACGTAGTGAATCCAAGAATCAATGCATTCCGCCAAATCAGACGAGTTCTGAACAGGCTGCAGAGGTTATAATATCGGGGGCGAGGGAAACCCTCCCACAGCGAATCTATTTCTGAAAGGAAGAGAATAAATTGTAAATGCTGCCTAAGAAAAGGGATTTTGTGAAAACCCACTGCTGTTCATTCAGTTATCCTTCTAATAAAAGGCTGATAGGTGGAGCTGCAGGTGTCAGTAAGACGTCTGCTTTCAGTGGCTTCTCAGTGATTTTTATTCCTTCATTTTGTTAATCTATTCAGTAAATAGTACTGGCTGCTACCATGCTGCTCACCTGAAAAGAGACTCTCTCGACCAGCAAAATCATCTCCTGTGTCTATTCCATTCGCTCTGGAGAAGAGGCAGAGCTCTGCCTTGCAACGGTTTAACTGCTGTGTTGCCAAAAGCCAGCGGGGGGATTCAGGAAAGAGTAAGTGGCAACTGTATATAAGAAGAAATGTGATGAGGCAATTATTATatcctatccccccccctatagcagaTGCATTGCGTCACTTACCACCAATAACCAGAAAGTAACAGTAACACTCCAGTTATAGACCCTTGTAAGATCTTCCAGTCAGAACACAGCACTGCCATCCCTGGAAGCAGCAGCTCGCCTCCAAACCAGAAAAATCCTCCAATCATTGTCATCATTAGCCGGAGGCCAGGGGTG is a genomic window of Dendropsophus ebraccatus isolate aDenEbr1 chromosome 4, aDenEbr1.pat, whole genome shotgun sequence containing:
- the SLC22A31 gene encoding putative solute carrier family 22 member 31 isoform X1 produces the protein MDFEGKVWPLAGGFGRYTRLVVAASWLPNVFVSMGFFSDVLYTGAPESQCRGVTGDLCGADNSSRPGPARNGSSCPGGWGPHAHSWLHNTIITQWDLVCENGWKVPLEQICYLIGWLWGYIIFGCVCDRYGRRNAFISALVVALPLGVALCFSPGYLSFLPIRIVYGAALAGIFLSFYIARLELCTPGLRLMMTMIGGFFWFGGELLLPGMAVLCSDWKILQGSITGVLLLLSGYWCCHLLFPESPRWLLATQQLNRCKAELCLFSRANGIDTGDDFAGRESLFSEIDSLWEGFPRPRYYNLCSLFRTRLIWRNALILGFTTFIGCGIRPCFARNLMALGGAVPYFLQAGSEVLACIFLCITVNHWGRRTVLLLCTILTGFCSLLLLALTQYLFTAVTIAISVLGSLSSHAVVMLSVFYASEVLPTVIRGSVLGIILGLSMLGRASLPMIVLQQRSGFFLHHVVFSSFCILSVLSLLLLPETKRKSLPDTLRQGDSLRRPPLLLQAPQDAVPLLSHGKPRADYNPDSYARLASSTKKMIRTNSTNGQDNKALTND
- the SLC22A31 gene encoding putative solute carrier family 22 member 31 isoform X2 translates to MDGWDLVCENGWKVPLEQICYLIGWLWGYIIFGCVCDRYGRRNAFISALVVALPLGVALCFSPGYLSFLPIRIVYGAALAGIFLSFYIARLELCTPGLRLMMTMIGGFFWFGGELLLPGMAVLCSDWKILQGSITGVLLLLSGYWCCHLLFPESPRWLLATQQLNRCKAELCLFSRANGIDTGDDFAGRESLFSEIDSLWEGFPRPRYYNLCSLFRTRLIWRNALILGFTTFIGCGIRPCFARNLMALGGAVPYFLQAGSEVLACIFLCITVNHWGRRTVLLLCTILTGFCSLLLLALTQYLFTAVTIAISVLGSLSSHAVVMLSVFYASEVLPTVIRGSVLGIILGLSMLGRASLPMIVLQQRSGFFLHHVVFSSFCILSVLSLLLLPETKRKSLPDTLRQGDSLRRPPLLLQAPQDAVPLLSHGKPRADYNPDSYARLASSTKKMIRTNSTNGQDNKALTND